One Aquarana catesbeiana isolate 2022-GZ linkage group LG04, ASM4218655v1, whole genome shotgun sequence genomic region harbors:
- the LOC141141125 gene encoding taste receptor type 2 member 9-like, giving the protein MATSALLTVYAIGLAETFLGLVANAFITISNVLDWKAGKKLKPFDKIFLSLGLSRSIHMCLLIFNIIIRVFNLNVYGISALNWILNLTYLFLDFSSLWFAMWLCFLYFVKVTIFKNTLLIRIKLRIPQLVLYMIISSILMALLSGFIFVCNYNDPLDLMFPRFDPQSNSSIEKEIMFLVPSYFLGHFLPFIMVSISTTFLLRTIVGHVTRIKSTITSFTTPKMDAHFTAIRSVCLVEFMTICYFIVTVLLRFNFYQTFNNNVIFVLVIFYPTFHSMVLIAGNAKLKKKFFKIVYYVKKCEPMGSICSILKKPK; this is encoded by the coding sequence ATGGCGACTTCAGCCTTACTGACCGTTTATGCCATAGGCTTGGCTGAGACTTTTTTGGGCTTGGTAGCAAATGCCTTCATTACAATCTCCAACGTcttggactggaaggcaggcaagaAATTGAAGCCCTTTGATAAAATCTTTTTGAGCCTGGGACTCTCTCGCTCAATCCATATGTGTCTCTTGATCTTCAACATTATCATTCGAGTCTTCAACCTTAACGTTTATGGCATTTCTGCTCTGAACTGGATCCTTAACTTAACATATTTATTCCTAGACTTCTCCAGTCTTTGGTTCGCCATGTGGCTCTGCTTCCTCTACTTCGTCAAGGTCACCATCTTTAAAAACACTTTGCTTATTCGTATTAAACTAAGAATTCCTCAGCTTGTGCTATACATGATCATATCATCTATATTGATGGCATTGCTCTCTGGCTTTATATTTGTCTGCAACTACAATGACCCTTTGGATTTAATGTTTCCCAGATTTGACCCACAAAGCAATTCAAGCATCGAGAAAGAAATTATGTTTCTAGTGCCATCCTACTTTCTTGGACATTTTCTACCCTTTATAATGGTCAGCATTTCAACAACATTTTTGCTCCGAACGATTGTGGGTCATGTGACACGTATAAAAAGTACCATCACAAGCTTTACGACACCCAAGATGGATGCACATTTTACAGCTATTAGATCTGTTTGTCTGGTGGAGTTCATGACCATCTGTTACTTTATTGTGACTGTTTTACTTCGTTTTAATTTCTATCAAACCTTTAATAATAATGTCATCTTTGTGTTAGTGATCTTCTATCCAACTTTCCACTCCATGGTGCTGATAGCGGGAAACGCAAAGCTGAAAAAgaagtttttcaaaattgtctactATGTTAAAAAATGTGAACCAATGGGAAGCATTTGCAGCATACTTAAGAAACCCAAATAa